In Dysidea avara chromosome 6, odDysAvar1.4, whole genome shotgun sequence, the genomic stretch CTAAGCTTCATAGGTTCTCcattacttaacctagctaacaataaggtgaaacagaaaagggccaaagaaatgAGAAAAttcctcctaccccaggattcaaatagagctgagcgatagttgtGATATATCGATTATTGTGATAGTGAGTAACAATCGTGATAATGATAGTATGCAATTgtactatcgcgatatatcaaAACATCTCTCACAAACATGAATAACAGCAGCAAACATGATAGTGTTGAAGTTGAGGAAACTGTGAAAGTCCATGcacaacaaagattacaacTGTAATACATAACAATTTACCAATATGGCGTTAGAAAACCAGATACGTGGTGTGTAATTGGATTATTTGTGTGTCATTTATGTGAAGTTGAGTGTCTTTGATAACTAGTAGTACTATCGTGATACTATcgttatcgtgatataaaagttactatcaaatcgtgatagtgatagttgcactatcgctcagctctagattcaaactgcaggccacccaacaTCTAGTTGAGCGctacactcagtctcctccaggagggatagattttcttcctttaaacctaagtgtttattgttattagcacttcACAGAAAGTCTGACAGCAATGAAGGATGTCGTCGAGCATCTTAGAAGTCTGAgaactagtgatgtgcaatatatcgaTTATATCGATTATTGTGATATATTAAGTTTTATATCATAATCGtgataacaaaattaatgtcgTTATGTCGTGATATATGATGGTGTAGCAATTCATCAGAAAATGATGTTCAAGACAGTATTAATTTCTTTATAACAGATTTACTTACAGAGGAAagttaaagtctccagttcttgttaggttaggtaatccaaaggctgcagcacatgttgctgtcagaccttcagtgctggccactgtaaagtgttaaaaataataataataattaaaggACTTGATTTCTTGAATCTATAGAGGTTATCTATTTAACGTCACACAAAATATTTTCAGTATAATTACAGGTTATCTCCGTGAATGTATGAAGCAAGAGGCATGAAGCAAGAGTGAGTTACAAGCTGAAGAACGCTAGTGAAAATTAGAAAGCTGTGGTGCATTTGTTATGTTATTCGTTGCTTAGTAATGTCGCTTCGCAGCTGGAAGAAACATGGCCATTAAAGTTCAGCTGCTTGCTGGTTTGTACCACTGAATTAATGCAGTCCTCTTTACTCCCGTTTTTTCATTTGGCTATTACTATAAGTAACTCACATGGTGTAGCGAATCCCCCCAAATCTTTCTTTAATTGTGCAAAATCGCAAAAATGTTCATTTTCTCGTATGGGTCCCATTGATTTTATGTCTCaaaaacatggtgtctagtaacCATTACTAACTTGAAATGATGTAAAGGGATAATCTCTATACTCTTGATCACTTTATTTGATTTTAATCCCGGCCATAGAATGTTCTACCAATGGCTACTACCAGTTCATATTAGTACCTCAAGAGATGGAAGGAACCTCTTATCTTTCTCAACTACTAGCACTTGTTCCACTCCAGTGTTGAGTATGGATCTTGTTAGAGCACCAGGTCCTGGTCCCACCTCACATACTAACCCTCCAGACAGGTTGTCACCACATCGGACTATCTTATCTGTAACAACATTATAGTGAGGACTGTTTTGTGTAACATAACCACCTGTAAACTGGCTGTTATAATAATCACCAAacatgtcatttgtgtacaaaatgaCCTGCTTTTTTTAGTAGCCACCTACTCAGCTCATTTTTGTTTAAAAGTGACCAGCTTATCATACCTGTGACATTTAAGTCCAACAAGAAGTTCTGGCTAAGTTGTTTCTTGGCGCGTAGTCCGTACAACTTCAGTATATCAGTGACGCGGGGTAGTGGTGGTAATCGCTTAGGAGTGGGCATTATTAGGAATCATACATTTTGATTGTGGTTTATAACAGAGTGGACAATGGCTGAAAAGTTCATGACATTTAAACAGGTAAACTACGGGAAGGTATTATTCAGCGGGTAGGGAATTGGCCGATTGCATTTCCGTTAAAAATTTCTTCACGCATGCGCTGCTTTAATATTCACGGTTTCAAATGCAATCCTTCACGGAGTTACTTTCAGACTGGAAATCATGGTCCCCCAACGTCATCAACTTGAAAAACAAACTTGTTGCGATTTTTAAACGGAAATGCAATCTGCTGTAATTGTAAAGGCTTGGGTTATTGCATATTAAAAGCAGCCTTGTGGCCTTAGCGTTAGTAGATTGTACTACAGTTACTATGCATTATTGTTGCCTCATGTAGGCTTTGTGTTAGACTCCATGTCAGCATAGAACCATAAGCAGATtgtgatactctctaatacaacagtcacctacatgtttttttttaatattcaagTAAATGAAAAATAAACAACAATTCAAAGTACATGTGATGGAAGCACCTGACCCTCAGAtattgcaaggtcaagtgctccaatagtCACTGGGCTGCCATAATGAGACCTGGCTCCATGCAAGCAAGTTACAGCTGACTTCAGTAAAGAAAAACTGGTGGAGCATCTACAGTAATCCAGGACACAGCACTACTATAACTGTGGTCTCTCTTAGCAGCAAgtagagatgccaacctcttgtAAGCAGTAGTGGCTGCACCTCCCATTCCCCTAAAAGTAGAGAATACCAAAGGGGTGAAAGAGCCCATTTCAACATCCCTTACATGTTTTTAtgataatactctaatagagcattcacaagTTAAGCTGTATGGCTGCATTTAAATATGGCCAGAAATAACAGCCTGGCTTGTTTACTTAAATGTTGAATACTGCTACTGTGACCACCATACTAAACTTCAGAAAAGCTCTACAATCTATATACCATgttctgtagctatagctaccagaTGATCCATGAAACAGACAGGCTGCAATACCAGCAGCAGTAGGCTAACGATATTGACATCAGTGGTAATTTCACAATTCTACGACATGTAGCTAGGATTCTAAACGAGATTCTACATTAGAAATATCACATAGTCTGTATGTCATTTTTACACAGCTTAATTtgcgaatgttctattagagtattttattatgTGATTTTGTCTTGTACCCAGACAgcttttttgttcttttctTTTCACAAAAGcagtctgggcacgagactaggtgAGATTTAGTGTAGCCAGATCCTACCCAATAAATGGTAAAAGGTTTGGCCATGCTGCAAATTGTTCTGGATAGctcaccacctggtctggggTTGTTTTTAACATCCAACAGTTTCTTCAATGTCACCCCTCCTTGTTTAATCACAgctccctagtgggatagtatgTATATTGTATCACACATTATATATTCCCCTCATGTTGTTGGTGTAGTTTCTACTGAGAAGAGAGACTCTTCAGTTGTACAGACAGTTTCTGAAGGTGTTGTTGAAGGTTGAAGACAAACAGTACAGAGGGCAGTTGAGGGTTTGGATCAGGACTGAGTTTGAGGTAGCTGGTAGTCAAGGTGATCATGATGAAGTTAGTAATAATGTTGTACACtctaaggccatcattattatattgctagTTTCCCGTCACATAGTGGAACAAAAACTGATGAGGGTGGGGAGTGA encodes the following:
- the LOC136258551 gene encoding LYR motif-containing protein 2-like; translated protein: MAEKFMTFKQFLLRRETLQLYRQFLKVLLKVEDKQYRGQLRVWIRTEFEVAGSQGDHDEEAVRMRLTHARLALKELKTSVYLATS